AGTCCAACTCTCCGGCAATTTGATCGAGGAACTCCTCCCCACATCCAGCAGGCGCATCAGAAATTTTGCTCTGATAGAGAATTCAGCCTGATGGTCGGCTTGCAGGATTTACACCGCGAGAAGGCCGAATTCGATCGGCACCTTTTGAGGCGAAATTTTGAGGCAATCTCTTACTATGCTCTTGATTTAGACCATGCCCCGCAGATTGTTTGCAGTGTCTCCTTCTCGCCAGAAGTCGACTTCGAAGGTAACCAGCTTCAATCTCTGGAAAATCCTGACATTCATGCCGACATGTGCACCTGTTCCATCATTTCCACTCAGCGTGGTGGGGCAATAGTGTTTGCCTGGTTGAAGGAAACTACCGGCGCATCAATCCGATTGATTAAAAGCCTCGATAGGCTTAAGCCATGTCAAGTTCTTAGTGCGATTGTACGTCTCGTGTTCGAATGCGGTGAGAACGTATTTTTTTCAAAGTCATGGTGGGACGGTTTGGATTTCAAAACTCAAATGGTGCTAGAGAATCGGGCTAATTCGATAACTGACAAACCTACTAGCATATTACTCGAAGATGGATATCGGCCCGTTCTTTGGTCGATCGTATCAAAGTCAATATCCCCAACTCTCCAGATTGCACTTGAATAGTTCCAAAACTTTTAAGAAGGCAGGCCCGTTTCTCGACGTGCGGCGATTGGATGCATCATTATGATGATTCCTGCCGGGTATATGGCCAAGCGAGTGGTGAGGAAACCTGACTGGCTAAAGGCGGAGTTGAAGATATCTATTCAGTGAGCGGATGTGCTTCCAAAGATTTTGCCGATTACATCACGTTCTGGGAGCACAATGGCTACTGGTTCTTCCACTCTCCCGACATCATTGAGCAGGTGGCACAGGAGCACTCGATTGATCTTGCTGGGACGACGATGTTCTATTACGAAGTCTACGAACAGGAATTCGATGACGTGAAAGAACAATGGTGCCCGTACGAAAGAGAGGAATCCTTCACCACTAATGTTCGCTTGCCAGACCAGAAGATCCTTACGGGATTTGATATTGTGAGCAGCACCCCGAGAAACAGCCCTGAATGCTTGCCGCTTTCGTGCAACTCGCTCGCTGACGAGATTCGAACCAATTCACATTGTCTACTCCCAGACTTCGAGACAGCAAAGCGGCTTGTCGAAACGGGACGATTCAAGGATTCAGAGCCTGGTCCGTACAGAATCTTCGTGGTGTACAGTTTAGTCTAGAAGCGGATAAGTCTCCATTTCCAGACTCGCAGCAGCTTCTCGTGACCTGGCTGACACCCGTTTTCGATGCTGGTATACTTGATACATGAGCAAGGTTGAGCAGATCGAACAGCAGATAGAGAGCCTCACGCCTGATGAACTTACGGCGTTCCGCTCGTGGTACGCGGCGTTCGATGCTGAGGCGTGGGATCGTCAGTTTGAGGCCGATATAAAAGCTGGGAAGCTTGATGCACTGGCTGATAAGGCGTTTCGCGCTCACACCTCCGGCCAATCAACGAAGCTTTGATTCATCACGCCTCACCTGATTTCTGGAGAGTTGCTACAACGACCTTCCTGCTCCAATCCGTGAACAGGCTGACAAAGCTTTCGATCTGCTAAAAGAAAATCCTCAGCATCCTTCGTTGCATTTTAAAAAAGTGGGGCGTTTCTGGTCCGCTCGCGTCGACCTCAACTATCGAACCCTTGGTGTGGATGCACCCGATGGCGTCGTATGGTTCTGGATCGGCAGCCACGCGGAATATGACAAGCTGATTCGATAGCTCCGTTTCACGGCAAGCGGTAGGCGGGATGAGGGTGCCTAAGTCTTCCGACTCTCCTGAATACGAAAGCGCTGGGTGATGGCCGTCAGGACTTCCTTGGCTTCTGCTTCGTCAAGGCCTGCGCCGAAGCGAATGGTTTTTGTCCCATAATCAAAGGCAATCACTCCGCCGCCGATTCCCCACAATTGAAGGCTTGATGAGAGATCCAACGGATTAAAGGGGACCGGCGCAGGGCGAAGCGCTCGCATCTGCGTCAGATCATAGTCCTTGTTAAACCCGAATCCTCCGATGTCATGGCGAGTCCGAAAAATCTGTCCGTGCACCATGACAATCTCTTTCCCCACGACCTGCCAGAGGATGGCATAGATGGCGAACAGGCCACCGACCGTCCACACGCCAAACCATGCCAGCATGAACAACTCCCCTTCAGGCGGTGCATCGCCCCTCAAGAACTGGCTGGAGACCATGTATTCAGCCACCGCCCAACCACAGATCCAAAACCCCAGGAAGAAAATCACAAACCAACTACGAGTATAGGGAATGACGATGCGAAGCCCCTGCGACGTATCCGCGATGGTAATTCGAGAAGAATAGGGTTGGATCGTTGCCATCAAATGCATCCTTGTAAACGATGGGTATTATGACATGTCCGGCTAGGTGAGTCCCAGAGGAATTGGCTGGACATTACAGAACAGACGCGAGTTCTGGCTCCCGGCCCGCCAAGTAGGCCAACTCTACGGCATCGCTATGAGCAGAGAAGCCGGCTCGATCTGAGTATCTATCTGATCATGGAGCAGGAATGCTCGGGCCGATCTTATCCAGGATAACTTGCTTGACCTGCTTCGCAAATCGCTTGGAGACTTCTACATTTTTCAGCACATGGCCGGACTCTGACACCGTATAGGTGGCAGGTGGCATCTTGGACGTGATAGTCGCTTCAAAAATGACTGCCAAGACCTTGCTCCGCTTGCCCGTCTTTCGATCGATCCTATAGGCTTCTTTCAACGACACCTTTGGTGAAACCTCGACGGCCTCCACCCGGATGCGTGGCCTTAAGAGGCCTGACCGGTCATTATGCTCATCCGTGAGCTTGATGATGGGGTCTCCGACAAATTCGCGTCGGATCTGTTCCGCCACCACTCCTTTCGACCGTTCTGCCCGCTGCATGTTATCATCCAATACCGGCGGAGCAAGATCCACATAGATAGGACCCTCGGGCTGCCTTTTGGGGACAAAGCCAGCTTGCGTATGTTGGTTAATCTGTCCGGCACTGACCTCTTCCACTGTGGCTTGAGCAGCAACCAGCTGTTTGGCTATCGGATCATCAGCCTCATGGATGGTCGACTTTCCGCTCTGGTCGGTCTCGTACACAAGCGTGTTTACCCCTTGGTTATCAACCCGATAGACCTTCTTCTCACCGTTCACATTTGACGTCACATAGCCAGTGGAACAGGCCAGGATCATCATACAAGCGGCAGTGAGACCAGCTGAACGGATGATGCGGATCGCGTAACGAAGTTCAACAGGCATGCGGTACACTCCTTATGCTTCTGCGGGAACCAACGACACCCCGTGTAAAATCCATCGACCTATGACAACAAGTGTAGCAGCACCAAGCGCAATCGCCAGACTGCCTATCCGGCCGGCTCGAGGACTCAAGAAATCTGCACGGGCTGCCGATTCTTAGAGAGTGGTTGCACAAGCAGTGTCTGCAAT
The nucleotide sequence above comes from Nitrospira sp.. Encoded proteins:
- a CDS encoding SEC-C domain-containing protein; this encodes MVKQSSAQKKFLCWCGSDREYGKCHRDRDKQIPLKSHEIGAEFRKAFARKYCLHPQNSSAICSQHIVKAHSVSVSSNLQSIAEDGHVLRFYYPPKAPLEARGRVTAQPIGIKKASTFTGFCKLHDSQTFSAIDQPIKLLTSEHCFLLAFRALCQVIFTKAASFAASPTLRQFDRGTPPHIQQAHQKFCSDREFSLMVGLQDLHREKAEFDRHLLRRNFEAISYYALDLDHAPQIVCSVSFSPEVDFEGNQLQSLENPDIHADMCTCSIISTQRGGAIVFAWLKETTGASIRLIKSLDRLKPCQVLSAIVRLVFECGENVFFSKSWWDGLDFKTQMVLENRANSITDKPTSILLEDGYRPVLWSIVSKSISPTLQIALE